A window of the Polaribacter batillariae genome harbors these coding sequences:
- a CDS encoding G-D-S-L family lipolytic protein, producing MKNYKYIGLLLLSIGFASCDVNNDLDPILEEVKPQVNLDANDLDFSKYVAIGASFTAGFTDGALFIEGQKNSFPNILAAKFKAAGGGDFNQPLMGDNIGGFVLGSTVIQPPRLYFNGTGPARLQAVPTTNLTAPAEGSSFNNYGIPGAKSFHLTFAGYGTLNPYFGRMASSTGATVLGDAMAQQPTFFTLSEVGGNDVLSFATSGGTGIDQKNNLDVASYGSNDITSPVVFNQVFNGMVSALTAGGTKGVIATVPDISLLPFFTTVPYNAIPMDEATATAVNGAYAAYNGGIKQAFGALVAGGAMSQADADAEVAKRTISFAAGQNAVVIIDENLTDLGAINPAFAALKQLRQATSEDLLVLPSSSFIGTLADPNNPASVNGVGVALADQWVLTPEEQMAIKTATDAYNATITTVVNANENIALIDLNAILREAANGIKFDRYTMTTDLVTGGLVSLDGIHLTGRGYALMANKMLAAIDAKFGSNFTLATDGLAKADDYPTNYSPALR from the coding sequence ATGAAAAATTATAAATATATAGGTTTACTTCTTTTATCAATAGGCTTTGCATCTTGTGATGTAAACAACGATTTAGACCCGATTTTAGAAGAAGTAAAACCACAAGTAAACTTAGATGCAAATGACTTAGATTTCTCTAAATATGTTGCAATTGGAGCCTCTTTTACAGCAGGTTTTACAGACGGAGCATTGTTTATTGAAGGACAAAAGAACTCTTTTCCGAATATTTTAGCAGCTAAATTTAAAGCAGCTGGTGGTGGAGATTTTAACCAGCCTTTAATGGGCGATAATATTGGAGGTTTTGTTTTAGGATCTACAGTTATTCAACCACCACGTTTATATTTTAATGGCACTGGTCCAGCACGTTTACAAGCAGTTCCTACGACAAATTTAACAGCACCTGCAGAGGGTTCTTCTTTTAATAATTATGGTATTCCTGGAGCAAAAAGTTTTCACTTAACTTTTGCTGGTTATGGAACATTAAACCCATATTTTGGAAGAATGGCTTCCAGTACAGGAGCAACAGTTTTAGGAGATGCTATGGCACAGCAACCCACTTTTTTTACACTTAGTGAAGTTGGAGGAAACGATGTTTTAAGTTTTGCCACTTCTGGAGGAACTGGTATCGATCAAAAAAATAATTTAGATGTTGCTAGTTATGGGTCTAATGATATTACAAGTCCAGTTGTATTTAATCAAGTTTTTAACGGAATGGTTTCTGCTTTAACAGCAGGAGGTACAAAAGGAGTAATTGCAACTGTACCAGATATTAGTTTATTACCTTTTTTCACAACAGTTCCTTACAATGCAATTCCTATGGACGAAGCAACAGCAACTGCTGTTAATGGAGCATATGCAGCATATAATGGAGGAATCAAACAAGCTTTTGGAGCTTTAGTTGCTGGTGGGGCAATGTCTCAGGCGGATGCTGATGCAGAAGTTGCGAAAAGAACAATTTCTTTTGCAGCAGGACAAAATGCGGTTGTAATTATAGATGAAAACCTAACAGACCTTGGTGCTATAAACCCTGCTTTTGCTGCTTTAAAACAATTAAGACAAGCAACTTCAGAAGACTTACTAGTGTTACCAAGTTCATCTTTTATTGGAACTCTAGCAGATCCAAATAATCCTGCGAGTGTTAATGGTGTTGGTGTAGCTTTAGCAGACCAATGGGTATTAACACCAGAAGAACAAATGGCTATAAAAACAGCTACAGATGCATATAATGCAACGATTACAACAGTTGTTAATGCAAATGAAAATATAGCACTAATAGACTTAAACGCAATTTTAAGAGAAGCCGCTAACGGAATTAAGTTCGATCGTTATACTATGACAACAGATTTAGTTACTGGTGGTTTGGTTAGTTTAGATGGTATTCATTTAACAGGAAGAGGTTATGCGCTAATGGCAAACAAAATGTTAGCAGCTATAGATGCTAAATTTGGTTCTAACTTTACATTAGCAACAGATGGTTTGGCAAAAGCAGACGATTATCCAACAAACTACTCTCCAGCCTTAAGATAG
- a CDS encoding aminotransferase class V-fold PLP-dependent enzyme: MINVDKIRADFPILKREINGKPLVYFDNAATSQTPQVVIDAIVDYYSNYNANIHRGVHALSQEATDKYEEARIKIQHHFNAKHAYEIILTSGTTDSINRVSAGFASLLNKNDEIIVSALEHHSNIVPWQMLCEKTGAILKVIPMLKDGSLDMATYHNLVNEKTKLVFCNHVSNALGTVNSIEKIIETAHKFGAAVLIDGAQATPHIKPDVQALNVDFYVASAHKLCGPTGVGMLYGKQEWLEKLPPYQGGGEMIDTVTFEKTTYAGLPHKFEAGTPNICGGIAFGAAIDYMNAVGFDNIASYEDELLKYGTQELLKIKGLKIYGTTSKKTAVISFNVGEIHPYDIGVILDKLGIAVRTGHHCAQPIMDFYKIPGTVRASFSFYNTKEEIDVMITALKRAVMMLS; encoded by the coding sequence ATGATAAATGTTGATAAAATAAGAGCAGATTTTCCTATTCTTAAAAGAGAAATAAACGGAAAACCTTTGGTATATTTCGATAACGCAGCCACTTCACAAACACCACAAGTTGTTATTGATGCAATTGTAGATTATTACAGTAATTACAATGCAAATATTCATAGAGGCGTTCATGCTTTAAGTCAAGAAGCAACTGATAAATACGAAGAAGCGCGTATTAAAATTCAACATCATTTTAATGCAAAACATGCATACGAAATTATTTTAACCTCAGGTACAACAGACAGTATTAACAGAGTTTCAGCTGGTTTTGCTTCGCTTTTAAATAAAAATGATGAAATTATTGTTTCGGCTTTAGAACATCATTCTAACATTGTGCCTTGGCAAATGTTGTGCGAAAAAACAGGTGCTATTTTAAAAGTAATACCAATGTTAAAAGATGGCTCTTTAGACATGGCAACTTACCATAATTTGGTAAACGAAAAAACAAAATTGGTTTTTTGTAATCATGTTTCAAATGCTTTAGGAACTGTAAATTCTATTGAAAAAATTATAGAAACTGCACACAAATTCGGTGCTGCTGTATTGATTGATGGCGCACAAGCAACACCACATATAAAACCAGATGTACAAGCTTTAAATGTCGATTTTTACGTGGCTTCTGCACATAAATTATGTGGTCCAACAGGTGTTGGAATGTTGTATGGAAAACAAGAATGGTTAGAGAAATTACCTCCTTATCAAGGTGGAGGAGAAATGATTGATACGGTTACCTTCGAAAAAACAACCTATGCTGGTTTGCCTCATAAATTTGAAGCTGGCACACCCAATATTTGTGGCGGAATTGCTTTTGGAGCTGCAATTGACTACATGAATGCTGTTGGATTTGACAACATTGCTTCTTACGAAGACGAACTTTTAAAATACGGAACACAAGAATTATTAAAAATTAAAGGTTTAAAAATTTACGGAACTACTTCAAAAAAAACGGCAGTTATTTCTTTTAACGTTGGCGAAATTCATCCTTATGATATTGGTGTAATTTTAGATAAATTAGGCATTGCTGTAAGAACAGGACACCACTGTGCACAACCCATTATGGATTTTTATAAAATTCCAGGAACCGTTAGAGCTTCTTTCTCCTTTTACAATACTAAAGAAGAAATAGATGTTATGATTACGGCTTTAAAAAGAGCTGTAATGATGCTTTCTTAG
- a CDS encoding serine hydrolase domain-containing protein, with product MKIVKRTLLLIAVIITIAVIYNYPKLNILSGYSAKNMASSVFLAERTLAFTDTTDNNFSPVNLATDYVNREKKIATSSAFGLLTRKAIYRKGLGAVLMLDKSDATAAYLVPKRAKGSNNISFPFGNAPQKDTIFTNVDYKKLQKAIDFLFEEKNQTRAGIVIYKNQIIAERYADGFDKTSKLLGWSMTKSITSTIFGILQSQGKINVQDKAPVKSWQNDDRKNITIHNLLQMNSGLAWDENYNEISDATRMLFLERNMTKEQEKKQLVGKPNQTWNYSSGTSNLLSGILRQQFKTHQEYLDFWYTNLIDKIGMNSMTVEADLDGNYVGSSYAWATARDWAKFGLLYLHRGNWNGTQIFEETWTDYVVKPTPTSDGWYGAHFWLNSSGRYPDVSKKMFFASGYQGQNVYILPDEELVIVRLGLTKNADQNEFLKRVVSAIKQK from the coding sequence ATGAAAATAGTAAAACGAACTCTTCTTTTAATTGCAGTTATTATTACGATTGCTGTAATTTATAATTATCCGAAATTGAATATATTATCTGGTTATTCAGCAAAAAACATGGCTTCTTCTGTGTTTTTAGCAGAAAGAACTTTAGCGTTCACAGATACAACAGATAATAATTTTTCGCCTGTAAATTTGGCGACAGATTATGTTAATAGAGAAAAGAAAATAGCCACTTCATCTGCATTTGGTTTATTAACCAGAAAAGCGATTTATAGAAAAGGTTTAGGCGCTGTTTTAATGTTAGATAAAAGTGATGCAACAGCAGCTTATTTAGTACCAAAAAGGGCGAAAGGCAGTAACAATATCTCTTTTCCCTTTGGAAATGCACCACAAAAAGACACTATTTTTACGAATGTTGATTATAAAAAGTTACAAAAAGCAATCGATTTTTTGTTTGAAGAAAAAAACCAAACAAGGGCAGGAATTGTAATTTATAAAAATCAAATTATTGCAGAAAGATATGCAGATGGTTTCGATAAAACTTCTAAATTATTAGGTTGGTCTATGACAAAAAGTATTACCTCTACCATTTTTGGAATTTTACAATCTCAAGGAAAAATAAATGTACAAGACAAAGCCCCTGTAAAAAGTTGGCAAAATGATGATAGAAAAAACATTACCATTCATAATTTACTACAAATGAATTCGGGTTTGGCTTGGGACGAAAATTATAATGAAATTTCAGATGCTACAAGAATGTTGTTTTTAGAGCGAAACATGACCAAAGAGCAAGAAAAAAAGCAATTGGTAGGTAAACCTAACCAAACTTGGAATTATTCTTCTGGAACGAGTAATTTGCTTTCAGGAATTTTAAGACAACAGTTTAAAACGCATCAAGAATATTTAGATTTTTGGTACACAAACTTAATCGATAAAATTGGCATGAATTCGATGACTGTAGAAGCCGATTTAGACGGAAATTACGTAGGTTCTTCTTATGCTTGGGCAACTGCAAGAGATTGGGCAAAATTCGGTTTGCTGTATTTACACCGAGGAAATTGGAATGGAACACAAATTTTTGAGGAAACTTGGACAGATTATGTGGTAAAACCTACACCAACTTCTGATGGTTGGTATGGAGCGCATTTTTGGTTAAATTCTTCAGGGAGATATCCAGACGTTTCTAAAAAGATGTTTTTTGCAAGTGGTTATCAAGGACAAAATGTATATATTTTACCTGACGAAGAATTGGTAATTGTTCGTTTAGGCTTAACTAAAAATGCCGATCAAAACGAGTTTTTAAAAAGGGTTGTTTCTGCTATTAAGCAAAAATAA
- a CDS encoding DUF6705 family protein: protein MKKLNIILVFTLLSLSCKAQHIIPVEKVVEYRNTNEGLLGDKDYVYVKDINNLLDKFVGTWKGIYESKNYEFEIIKITDDRGEVKEDMLLMRYKITDASGNLIENTLNLPNDNMYVIRGEYLAKTGSYVLDYMGKKGECGQNGTIFISANGNKMDLFLSVDGEIYPECTAGGSDQVLPVNGIELIKQ, encoded by the coding sequence ATGAAAAAATTGAATATAATATTAGTTTTTACTTTATTAAGTTTAAGCTGCAAAGCACAACATATAATACCTGTAGAAAAAGTAGTAGAGTACAGAAACACAAATGAAGGTTTATTAGGTGATAAAGATTACGTTTATGTAAAAGACATCAATAACCTTTTAGATAAATTTGTAGGTACTTGGAAAGGAATTTACGAATCTAAAAATTATGAATTCGAAATTATTAAAATAACCGATGACAGAGGTGAAGTAAAAGAAGATATGCTTTTAATGCGTTATAAAATTACTGATGCATCTGGAAACCTTATAGAAAATACGCTAAACTTACCTAATGATAATATGTATGTAATAAGAGGAGAGTATTTAGCAAAAACAGGAAGTTATGTGTTAGATTATATGGGTAAAAAAGGAGAATGTGGTCAAAATGGAACTATTTTTATTTCTGCAAATGGAAATAAAATGGATTTATTTTTATCTGTAGATGGAGAAATATATCCTGAATGCACAGCTGGTGGTTCAGATCAAGTTTTACCTGTAAATGGAATTGAATTAATAAAACAATAA
- a CDS encoding helix-turn-helix domain-containing protein: protein MNNFLIGIGKRIKSIRNKQKITISTLASAAGVSNGLISRIENGRTIPSLPVLLELISALEIDASTFFEGVENKAGATYILIKKNEQQFLEKEIEAQGFTYYHIFGKSLNTIGFEAVILTISPNSYRVKVTTDAWEFKYILNGSCTYLINNEEVTVNEGDSLYFNGRLPHVPVNNNTESCTMLVLYFYSENQ from the coding sequence ATGAACAATTTTTTAATTGGTATTGGAAAACGAATTAAATCTATAAGAAATAAGCAAAAAATTACCATTAGCACATTGGCAAGTGCTGCTGGGGTTAGTAACGGACTTATTTCTAGAATCGAAAACGGAAGAACCATTCCTTCGCTTCCTGTTTTGTTAGAGTTAATTAGTGCCTTAGAAATCGATGCAAGTACGTTTTTCGAAGGTGTAGAAAACAAAGCTGGGGCCACCTATATTTTAATCAAAAAAAACGAGCAACAGTTTTTAGAAAAAGAGATAGAGGCACAAGGTTTTACCTATTATCACATTTTTGGAAAAAGCCTAAATACTATTGGTTTTGAAGCTGTAATATTAACCATTTCGCCAAATTCTTATAGAGTAAAAGTTACTACAGATGCTTGGGAATTCAAATATATTTTAAACGGAAGTTGCACTTATCTTATAAATAACGAAGAAGTAACCGTAAACGAAGGAGATTCTCTTTATTTTAATGGAAGATTGCCTCACGTTCCTGTAAATAATAACACAGAGTCTTGTACCATGTTAGTACTGTATTTTTATTCCGAAAATCAATAA
- the pbfA gene encoding (R)-1-hydroxy-2-aminoethylphosphonate ammonia-lyase: MSVNQGENSKDLKIEGLQSSFSKNLIERDAKSFYHQSLSSPVFNTISKAEGAYLYDGDGKKYLDFHGNGVHTVGYNNPKVIEAISNQIINKLSFSPRRFTNEPAVALAEKLVAISPKEFTRVLFCPGGSEAIEMAVMLAKHHTKKWKTLSYYGTFHGAGFQAISIGADAHFKEGLGPVMPGAIHLELPDYYRNPWGFKETKKIDDEYLRQLKIQITNNSEIAALISEPIFYNSTVPSKYYWQQVKELCTKNNILLIFDEIYTAFGRTGKMFASEHFVTPDILVIGKGFGGGIVPFAGILGTEALNNINHKSIGHYTHEKNPLCSAVSKAVIDFVIDENLLKKTAELGAYFKSELQKLQEQFTCVGNVTGLGLNLAVDIVKNKVTKERDFKKAHELMNFCLKNGISFKLIQGNILNLKPSLIITKDEVEFFLKTLKKGLLSL; this comes from the coding sequence ATGTCTGTAAATCAAGGAGAAAATAGTAAAGATTTAAAAATTGAAGGGTTGCAATCTTCTTTTTCTAAAAATTTAATAGAAAGAGATGCAAAGAGTTTTTATCATCAATCGTTGTCTTCACCTGTTTTTAATACAATTTCTAAGGCAGAAGGAGCTTATTTATACGATGGAGATGGAAAAAAATATTTAGATTTTCATGGAAATGGCGTGCATACAGTTGGGTATAACAACCCAAAAGTTATAGAAGCTATTTCGAATCAAATAATAAATAAACTTTCTTTTTCTCCAAGAAGATTTACCAACGAACCTGCAGTAGCATTGGCAGAAAAGTTAGTTGCTATTTCTCCGAAAGAATTTACAAGAGTATTGTTTTGTCCTGGAGGTTCCGAAGCGATAGAAATGGCAGTAATGTTGGCAAAACATCATACAAAAAAATGGAAAACATTGTCGTATTATGGCACGTTTCATGGAGCAGGTTTTCAAGCAATTTCCATTGGTGCAGATGCACATTTTAAAGAAGGTTTGGGACCAGTAATGCCTGGCGCAATACACTTAGAATTGCCAGATTATTATAGAAATCCTTGGGGTTTTAAAGAAACGAAGAAAATCGACGACGAATACCTAAGGCAATTAAAAATTCAGATTACAAATAATAGCGAAATTGCAGCCTTAATTTCGGAACCTATTTTTTACAATTCTACAGTACCTAGCAAATATTATTGGCAACAAGTAAAAGAATTGTGCACAAAAAACAATATTCTTTTAATTTTTGATGAAATTTATACAGCATTTGGTCGAACAGGAAAAATGTTTGCATCCGAACATTTTGTAACCCCCGATATTTTAGTAATTGGCAAGGGTTTTGGAGGTGGAATTGTACCTTTTGCGGGCATTTTAGGCACAGAAGCGTTAAATAATATCAACCATAAATCCATTGGGCATTATACACACGAAAAAAATCCTTTATGTTCGGCTGTTTCAAAAGCGGTAATAGATTTTGTTATCGACGAAAATTTATTGAAAAAAACAGCCGAATTAGGTGCTTATTTTAAGAGTGAACTGCAAAAACTACAAGAACAATTTACTTGTGTTGGAAACGTAACTGGCTTAGGCCTTAATTTAGCCGTAGATATTGTAAAAAACAAAGTAACAAAAGAAAGAGACTTTAAAAAAGCACACGAATTAATGAATTTTTGCTTAAAAAACGGAATTTCATTCAAATTAATTCAGGGTAATATTCTAAACCTAAAACCCAGTTTAATCATCACAAAAGACGAGGTAGAATTTTTCTTAAAAACACTAAAAAAAGGATTGCTTTCTCTGTAA
- a CDS encoding phosphonatase-like hydrolase, whose protein sequence is MKHTKMVVLDMAGTTINEKNVVYKTLHKAIKNAGVAVTLNTVLAYGAGKEKHQAIKDVLAHLNEANKSSSAIFEDFKILLDEAYKTLEVSPINGVEKTILNLREKGIIVVLNTGYNRKVATGLLEKMQWKKGQHFDALITADDVEKGRPNPDMILKAMQLFNIDDPATVLKAGDSAIDIEEGKNAKCGITVGVLSGAQTKEQLEKEHPTYILDSLATLETVL, encoded by the coding sequence ATGAAACATACAAAAATGGTGGTTTTAGATATGGCAGGAACCACAATAAACGAGAAAAATGTTGTTTATAAAACCTTACACAAAGCCATTAAAAATGCAGGTGTTGCTGTTACTTTAAATACGGTTTTAGCATATGGTGCTGGTAAAGAAAAACACCAAGCAATTAAAGATGTTTTGGCACATTTAAACGAAGCAAATAAAAGTTCTTCTGCAATATTCGAAGACTTTAAAATTTTGTTAGACGAAGCTTATAAAACCCTAGAAGTAAGCCCAATTAACGGCGTAGAAAAAACGATTTTAAACTTAAGAGAAAAAGGAATTATTGTTGTTTTAAATACGGGTTATAATCGAAAAGTAGCCACAGGTTTATTAGAAAAAATGCAATGGAAAAAAGGGCAACATTTCGATGCTTTAATTACGGCAGACGATGTCGAAAAAGGACGCCCAAACCCAGATATGATTTTAAAAGCAATGCAACTTTTTAATATTGATGATCCAGCAACTGTTTTAAAAGCAGGCGATTCTGCAATTGATATTGAAGAAGGTAAAAATGCAAAATGCGGAATTACAGTCGGTGTTTTATCAGGAGCACAAACCAAAGAACAATTGGAAAAAGAACATCCGACATATATTTTAGATTCTTTGGCTACTTTAGAAACCGTTTTATAA
- a CDS encoding TIGR03364 family FAD-dependent oxidoreductase: MNNKYDLIIVGGGILGTFYAFHALKKGLSVAILEKNSQPQGATVRNFGQVVPSGMNQKWQNYGRRSLEIYKFIQQEFDISIRQNGTVYIASNDEEIQLIEELYQINKNNNYTSTILTKQQCLEKFEGLKSSYCKAGLFFPEEVTVEPLKMIYALHSFMIKTLKASIFYNTTVINVEEQNGATVAITSEGKKYSATKTIICNGNDFKVLFPTIYNQSDLIVSKLQMMQTKPQKNYKLKGSILTGLTIRRYEAFEECASWKTIKANENLESFEKKYGIHILFKQATDGSVILGDSHEYATAKEIDNLGFDLNMNIDNFMIKEAQKIIDLPTYEIQQRWAGFYSQCKNSDIFEHSVSKNIHIVTGIGGKGMTASAGFSEENLQKIL; this comes from the coding sequence ATGAACAATAAATACGATTTAATAATTGTTGGTGGCGGAATACTTGGAACGTTTTATGCGTTCCACGCCTTAAAAAAAGGACTTTCTGTTGCAATTTTAGAAAAAAACAGCCAGCCGCAAGGAGCAACTGTTCGAAATTTCGGACAAGTAGTGCCCTCTGGAATGAATCAAAAATGGCAAAATTACGGACGAAGAAGTTTAGAGATTTACAAATTCATACAGCAAGAATTCGATATTTCTATCAGACAAAATGGTACGGTTTATATTGCTTCAAATGATGAAGAAATTCAGCTCATAGAAGAACTTTATCAAATTAATAAAAACAATAATTACACCTCTACAATACTTACAAAACAGCAGTGTTTAGAGAAATTCGAAGGCTTAAAAAGCAGTTATTGTAAAGCCGGTTTATTTTTTCCAGAAGAGGTAACTGTAGAACCACTAAAAATGATTTATGCCTTGCATTCTTTTATGATTAAAACCTTAAAAGCAAGCATTTTTTATAATACAACCGTAATCAATGTCGAAGAACAAAATGGAGCAACTGTGGCAATTACTTCCGAAGGAAAAAAATACAGCGCTACAAAAACCATTATTTGTAACGGAAACGATTTTAAAGTACTATTTCCAACAATTTACAATCAAAGCGATTTAATTGTATCTAAACTACAAATGATGCAAACAAAACCGCAAAAAAACTACAAATTAAAGGGCTCTATTTTAACAGGTTTAACCATTCGTAGGTACGAAGCTTTTGAAGAATGTGCTTCTTGGAAAACGATTAAAGCAAACGAAAATTTAGAAAGTTTCGAGAAAAAATATGGCATACATATTCTTTTTAAACAAGCCACAGATGGTTCTGTAATTTTAGGTGATTCTCACGAGTATGCCACTGCAAAAGAAATAGACAATTTAGGGTTCGATTTAAATATGAATATTGATAATTTTATGATAAAAGAAGCCCAAAAAATTATCGATTTGCCAACATACGAAATTCAGCAACGTTGGGCAGGTTTTTATTCGCAATGTAAAAATAGCGATATTTTTGAGCATTCAGTAAGTAAAAACATACACATTGTTACAGGAATTGGCGGAAAAGGAATGACAGCAAGTGCTGGTTTTTCTGAAGAAAATTTACAAAAAATACTTTAA
- a CDS encoding DUF5690 family protein, producing the protein MNIRFLIQASLAAFGTYFCMYAFRKPFTVATFQDLAFWGINYKILLIIAQVIGYTLSKFIGIKVIAEMKSNKRIFFLIGFILFAELALLGFAIVPAPYNILFLFLNGLPLGMIWGIVFSYLEGRKASELLGVILSSSFIVSSGAVKSIGKIVLDDFNINQFWMPFVTGAIFMLPLVFFAWLLEKIPAPSIEDKILKKERKTLNSKERKALFKKFAAPLTCIVVFYMILTSIRDFRDNFAREIWDALGYKDASIYSISEIPIAISVLVILGIIGSFTKNYKAFLYYHYVLIVGCLSILISTYFYQIEIISALTWMIISGFGLYSCYVPFNGIFFDRMIATYKINGNVGFLIYIADAFGYLGSILILLYKNFGQKNISWLTFFTNTLYFLAIIGLVISIYCYSFFRKKYHKKTQTNFLIYEQ; encoded by the coding sequence ATGAATATAAGGTTTTTAATACAAGCATCTTTGGCCGCATTTGGTACATATTTTTGTATGTATGCGTTTAGAAAACCGTTTACAGTGGCTACTTTTCAAGACCTTGCTTTTTGGGGTATTAACTATAAAATATTGCTAATTATCGCTCAAGTAATTGGATATACACTCTCTAAATTTATTGGAATAAAAGTAATTGCAGAGATGAAATCGAACAAAAGAATATTCTTTTTAATCGGTTTTATTCTTTTTGCAGAACTCGCGCTGTTGGGCTTTGCAATAGTTCCTGCCCCTTATAATATTTTGTTTTTATTTTTAAATGGTTTGCCTTTAGGAATGATTTGGGGCATTGTTTTTTCGTATCTCGAAGGCAGAAAAGCTTCTGAATTGTTAGGCGTAATACTTTCTTCTAGTTTTATTGTTTCGTCTGGAGCCGTAAAATCTATCGGAAAAATAGTGTTAGACGATTTTAATATCAACCAGTTTTGGATGCCTTTTGTTACAGGCGCAATTTTTATGCTTCCGTTAGTATTTTTTGCATGGTTGTTAGAGAAAATTCCTGCGCCTTCTATAGAAGACAAAATCTTAAAAAAAGAACGAAAAACGCTTAATTCAAAAGAACGAAAGGCACTTTTTAAAAAATTTGCAGCCCCTTTAACTTGCATTGTTGTTTTTTATATGATATTAACCTCTATAAGAGATTTTAGAGACAATTTTGCCAGAGAAATTTGGGATGCTCTTGGGTATAAAGATGCTTCAATTTATAGTATTTCAGAAATACCAATTGCAATTTCGGTTTTGGTTATTTTGGGAATTATTGGTAGCTTCACAAAAAATTACAAAGCATTTTTATATTATCATTATGTATTAATAGTGGGATGTTTATCGATATTAATTAGCACTTATTTTTATCAAATTGAAATAATTTCTGCATTAACTTGGATGATTATTTCTGGATTTGGACTCTACAGTTGTTACGTTCCATTCAATGGAATTTTCTTCGATAGAATGATTGCTACCTACAAAATTAATGGAAACGTAGGCTTCTTAATTTACATTGCAGATGCTTTTGGATACTTAGGAAGCATTTTAATATTACTTTATAAAAATTTCGGACAAAAAAATATTTCTTGGCTAACTTTCTTTACCAATACTTTATACTTTTTAGCAATTATTGGTTTGGTAATTTCTATTTATTGCTATTCTTTTTTCCGAAAAAAATACCACAAAAAAACACAAACAAATTTTTTAATTTATGAACAATAA